In the genome of Bradysia coprophila strain Holo2 unplaced genomic scaffold, BU_Bcop_v1 contig_232, whole genome shotgun sequence, one region contains:
- the LOC119076800 gene encoding uncharacterized protein LOC119076800 has protein sequence MTSTGFNIGLGSDKNSSRVLKPPGGGHSNIFGEPEQKAAQPRPKYDQQNSSNLNFCMNTVDPNVLVQQQQQPAQGTEAAPATDNGHGPAPPKPTNNITGPAESDRPAQSKGRVPPGGFSSGLW, from the exons ATGACTAGCACCGGATTCAACATTGGTTTGGGCAGCGATAAAAATTCCAGCCGTGTTCTGAAGCCACCGGGCGGTGGTCACTCGAACATTTTCGGTGAACCCGAACAGAAAGCTGCCCAGCCCAGACCCAAATACGACCAGCAAAATTCatcgaatttgaatttctgCATGAACACCGTCGATCCGAACGTGTTGGTTCAGCAACAGCAGCAGCCAGCTCAGGGCACTGAAGCTGCACCAGCTACAGACAATGGTCATGGTCCAGCGCCACCGAAGCCAACCAATAACATCACCGGACCGGCTGAAAGTGATCGTCCAGCACAGTCGAAGGGACGAGTACCACCAG GTGGATTCTCAAGCGGCTTATGGTAG
- the LOC119076799 gene encoding activating signal cointegrator 1 complex subunit 3 produces the protein MPRHDELPRFTRSLRVNTTLEPRRIIKSSLKRDAVKLQLNRSANSGNPTWKDLKLFLKNREKGTDAIKCLNELWSMTRDLIGQEENADIVDDAALFLLNLFLDVKIALMSHLSEMKKIFGPVTTQSANKICLHVGKIGPLISSDCREYLRTKSNGKAENDDEMVPDYWGSHITCELPEFVSSADLMILQEFPIQPQTSRVIDNFSMQFNMPSEADKPKSESLNRAWLLKHVNPDLLDTLVDALKSSKSNEELQNEIFEIVGFDKFEVIQQIFDNRKKIVQKIEIEERKNNLKLKTANNAQKPVIAAQVTIQSDKEKQLLKQVRKDEKKLRSLINAQESDEESEECLLAKLRVAHQDNLLKNAQREPIFKDRAKAEMRAMLQPRIKYPYVFDSEKEAKAHVGFISGGKLMLPDNVKRTDNRMFEEVHIPVNESPVLGVGNNRVSISSLDDIGQVAFQGTEQLNRIQSVVYPVAYHSNENMLVCAPTGAGKTNVAMLSIVHAIRAHTDQGVIHRDQFKIIYVAPMKALAAEMVENFGKRLKPLGISVRELTGDMSLTKTEMQQTQMLVTTPEKWDVVTRKGAGDVALISLVKLLIIDEVHLLHGDRGPVVEALVARTLRLVESSQSMIRIVGLSATLPNYIDVARFLRVNPMVGLFFFDSRFRPVPLAQNFIGIKSNKPLQQLSDMTTVCYDKCLEMLRDGHQVMVFVHARNATVRTATVMREMAQQKNHLGLFVPDESSDYGLAQRAMSKSRNKQLIELFQCGLGIHHAGMLRSDRMLVEKYFADGFIRVLVCTATLAWGVNLPAHAVIIKGTEIYNSKQGSFVDIGILDVLQIFGRAGRPQYDKSGVGTIITTHDKLNHYLSLLTNQFPIESNFIQCLADNLNAEITLGTISNVDEAIEWLSYTYLFVRMRINPLVYGIDYAEVEGDSTLEKKRRELIRAAAMNLDKAKMIRFNERTGDMNVTDLGRTASHFYIKYDTVEVFNETLRPVMNEADIIYMMSLAQEFQQLKVRDEELTELDDLTHDYCEVTVKGGSENVHGKVNILMQTYLSRGQVRSFSLISDMSYITQNAVRIARALFTIELRRNNPILSGRLLMMSKMFERQMWDFQSPLRQFPNIPFDVLEKIENRGLSIYALREMSAKDIGEMLRNQKYGGLVKKSAEEVPLIDIEASLHPITRTVLRIRVTITPNFKWNDRVHGKTSESFWIWIEDPESNFIYHSEYFQMTRKQTLLEEPHELVLTIPLKEPLPPQYYIRATSDTWLGSTSSFPLSFKHLILPELHPPHTELLPLMPLPVTVLEEPSFEMLYPFTHFNPIQTQIFHCLYHTDNNVLLGAPTGSGKTIAAEIAMFRVFKQYPNRKVVYIAPLKALVRERIDDWKVRLERRLNKKVVELTGDVTPDARAIRESQVIVTTPEKWDGISRSWQTRDYVKDVALIVIDEIHLLGEDRGPVLEVIVSRTNFIASHTKRSLRIVGLSTALANARDLANWLGIEQMGLYNFKPSVRPVPLSVHINGFPGKHYCPRMATMNRPAYQAIRQYSPCTPALIFVSSRRQTRLTALDLIAFLAAEDNPKQFLHLPENELDQILSNIKDTNLKLTLAFGIGMHHAGLQERDRKTCEELFLNRKIQILIATATLAWGVNLPAHLVIIKGTEYYDGKLKRYVDMPITDVLQMMGRAGRPQFGNEGIAVVLVHDVKKNFYKKFLYDPFPVESSLLNVLPDHLNAEIVAGTVQTKQAILDYLTWTYCFRRLLRNPTYYDLTSIEPEDVNKFVSNLVQSVLDVLLAAGCIQMDVDDRHITPTSLGCISSYYYLSHQSMRHFSDTLRYDMSFEEILRAMCDAYEFDQQPVRHNEDVHNGELAKQCRIKVDPLTYDSPHTKTFLLMQAHFSHLPLPNSDYLTDTKSVLDQAIRVIQAMIDICAEQGWLATVLRIQQLLQCIVQARWLDDPVVMTLPNVEQQNVPCFQALKISYPIVTLPGLKDQFSRNYESFAGPLRTDFEENEIEAIFKVLCDMPTIHVEIKVRGQFKEELEIERPVKQPISKDEWMPVHAGQEYTLHVALTRLGMRNVSTIHCPKFPKGKDEGWFLTLGNQSDGELIALKRIGYKSSRSFHQLTFTTPKRIGRVIYTVFLLSDGYLGLDQQYNIHLDVIEPCHVPEDRIFLPMK, from the exons ATGCCACGCCACGATGAGCTTCCACGTTTCACTCGATCGTTACGAGTAAACACAACACTTGAGCCACGACGAATTATCAAAAGTAGTTTAAAACGCGATGCCGTTAAACTGCAACTGAACCGATCAGCAAACAGCGG GAATCCAACGTGGAAggatttgaaattgtttctgAAGAATCGAGAAAAAGGGACCGATGCAATCAAATGTCTCAATGAACTATGGTCGATGACCAGAGATCTGATCGGCCAGGAGGAGAATGCCGATATCGTGGACGATGCTGCACTGTTCCTGTTGAATCTTTTCCTGGACGTTAAAATAGCGTTGATGAGCCATTTGagtgaaatgaagaaaatctttGGCCCGGTGACCACTCAATCAGCGAACAAGATTTGCTTGCATGTCGGGAAAATTGGTCCATTGATTTCGTCCGACTGTAGGGAATACCTTCGAACAAAATCGAATGGAAAAGCTGAAAACGACGACGAAATGGTACCTGATTATTGGGGCAGTCACATCACTTGTGAACTGCCCGAGTTTGTTTCATCCGCCGACTTGATGATACTGCAAGAATTTCCAATCCAACCGCAGACATCGAGAGTGATTGACAATTTTTCGATGCAATTCAATATGCCCAGCGAAGCGGATAAACCAAAGTCGGAGTCGTTGAATCGAGCTTGGCTGTTAAAGCACGTCAATCCGGATTTACTTGATACACTTGTCGACGCATTGAAATCGTCTAAATCGAACGAGGAGCTGCAGAACGAAATTTTCGAGATCGTCGGCTTCGACAAGTTTGAGGTGATTCAACAGATTTTCGATAATCGGAAGAAAATCGTgcaaaaaatcgaaatcgaaGAACGAAAAAACAACCTGAAACTGAAAACCGCAAACAATGCACAAAAGCCCGTGATAGCTGCACAAGTTACAATCCAATCGGACAAGGAGAAACAACTGTTGAAGCAGGTCAGAAAGGATGAGAAAAAATTACGAAGTTTGATCAACGCACAGGAATCGGACGAAGAAAGTGAAGAGTGTCTGCTGGCAAAACTTCGGGTAGCCCATCAAGACAACTTATTGAAGAACGCCCAACGTGAGCCAATATTCAAGGATCGAGCGAAAGCTGAAATGAGAGCAATGCTGCAGCCACGCATCAAATACCCGTACGTGTTCGATTCGGAAAAAGAAGCTAAGGCACATGTTGGCTTCATATCCGGCGGTAAGCTTATGCTTCCGGACAATGTGAAGCGTACCGACAACCGAATGTTCGAAGAAGTGCATATTCCAGTGAACGAATCACCCGTTCTGGGCGTCGGAAACAATCGAGTGAGTATCAGCTCGCTAGACGATATCGGCCAGGTGGCGTTCCAGGGAACGGAACAGTTGAATCGAATTCAGAGTGTCGTGTATCCGGTGGCCTATCACAGCAACGAGAACATGCTGGTTTGCGCTCCGACCGGTGCAGGAAAGACGAATGTTGCGATGTTGTCGATTGTACATGCCATTCGAGCGCATACCGATCAGGGCGTTATCCATCGAGAccaattcaaaatcatttatgTCGCTCCAATGAAAGCTCTGGCTGCTGAAATGGTAGAGAATTTCGGGAAGCGATTGAAGCCACTGGGGATTTCCGTGCGAGAGTTAACTGGTGATATGTCGTTGACCAAAACCGAAATGCAACAAACTCAAATGTTGGTCACGACGCCGGAGAAGTGGGATGTAGTGACACGTAAAGGTGCTGGTGACGTTGCTTTGATATCATTGGTGAAATTGTTGATCATCGACGAAGTTCATTTGCTGCACGGCGATCGAGGTCCTGTAGTCGAAGCGCTAGTAGCTCGCACACTACGTCTCGTTGAGTCATCTCAAAGTATGATTCGTATCGTTGGCTTATCGGCTACACTTCCCAATTACATCGATGTTGCTCGCTTCCTGCGTGTCAATCCAATGGTTGgactatttttcttcgactctcgATTCAGACCCGTTCCTCTGGCACAAAATTTCATCGGCATCAAGTCGAATAAGCCACTGCAGCAATTGAGTGACATGACAACGGTGTGTTACGACAAATGTTTGGAAATGCTAAGAGATGGCCATCAGGTAATGGTATTTGTGCATGCAAGAAATGCTACCGTTCGTACGGCCACTGTTATGCGCGAAATGGCCCAGCAAAAAAATCATCTCGGCCTGTTCGTTCCCGATGAAAGTTCCGATTACGGTCTAGCACAACGAGCGATGTCGAAGAGTCGAAACAAGCAATTGATCGAACTGTTCCAATGTGGCTTGGGCATTCATCATGCAGGTATGTTGCGCAGTGACCGGATGTTGGTCGAAAAGTATTTTGCCGACGGATTTATCAGAGTGTTGGTGTGTACTGCCACTTTGGCCTGGGGTGTCAATCTTCCAGCCCATGCGGTCATCATCAAAGGAACAGAAATTTACAATTCAAAGCAGGGCAGTTTCGTTGACATTGGCATTTTGGACGTTCTGCAAATATTCGGTCGAGCTGGTCGGCCGCAGTATGACAAAAGTGGCGTCGGAACAATTATCACCACACACGATAAGCTGAACCATTATTTGTCGCTGTTGACCAATCAATTTCCCatcgaatcgaatttcattcaATGTCTGGCTGACAATTTGAACGCTGAAATTACTCTGGGCACCATAAGTAATGTGGACGAGGCGATCGAGTGGTTGAGCTACACGTATTTGTTCGTTCGCATGAGAATTAATCCGTTGGTCTACGGAATCGATTATGCTGAAGTGGAAGGAGATAGTACGTTGGAGAAGAAGAGACGTGAATTGATTAGAGCGGCTGCCATGAATTTGGACAAGGCAAAAATGATTCGGTTCAATGAACGTACTGGTGATATGAACGTTACTGATTTGGGTCGAACAGCATCCCATTTCTACATCAAATATGACACTGTTGAGGTATTCAATGAAACACTTAGGCCGGTGATGAACGAGGCCGATATAATATACATGATGTCGCTGGCACAAGAGTTTCAGCAGCTGAAGGTTCGTGATGAAGAGTTAACAGAGCTCGACGATCTGACTCACGATTATTGTGAGGTTACCGTCAAAGGTGGCAGCGAAAATGTCCACGGCAAAGTCAACATCCTGATGCAAACGTATTTGTCTCGCGGTCAGGTGCGATCATTTTCGTTGATCTCGGATATGTCGTACATTACGCAGAATGCTGTTCGAATAGCACGAGCCTTATTCACGATCGAACTGCGACGGAATAATCCAATTCTGTCGGGCCGGCTACTGATGATGagcaaaatgtttgaacgcCAGATGTGGGACTTTCAATCGCCCCTACGCCAGTTCCCAAACATTCCATTCGATGTgctagaaaaaattgaaaatcgaggACTCAGCATCTATGCACTGCGTGAAATGAGCGCCAAGGATATTGGCGAAATGCTTCGCAATCAGAAGTACGGCGGACTGGTAAAAAAATCAGCCGAAGAAGTTCCATTGATTGATATCGAAGCATCGTTGCATCCGATTACACGAACCGTACTCCGAATCCGAGTTACGATCACACCAAATTTCAAATGGAACGATCGAGTGCATGGCAAGACGTCCGAATCATTTTGGATTTGGATTGAAGATCCGGAAAGTAATTTCATTTACCACAGCGAATACTTCCAAATGACCCGCAAACAGACGCTACTGGAAGAACCCCATGAATTGGTACTGACGATACCATTGAAAGAGCCATTGCCACCACAGTACTACATCCGTGCCACATCGGATACATGGCTGGGCAGTACGTCATCTTTTCCGTTAAGCTTCAAACATCTGATTCTTCCGGAATTGCATCCACCTCACACTGAACTGTTACCGTTGATGCCATTGCCCGTAACGGTTCTGGAAGAGCCGTCATTCGAGATGCTGTATCCGTTCACACACTTCAATCCAATACAAACGCAGATCTTCCACTGCCTCTACCACACCGACAACAACGTTCTCCTGGGAG CTCCCACTGGTTCCGGAAAGACAATAGCCGCTGAGATAGCAATGTTTCGAGTGTTCAAACAATATCCCAATCGTAAGGTCGTTTACATTGCACCACTGAAAGCATTGGTTCGCGAACGAATCGACGACTGGAAGGTACGTTTGGAGCGTCGATTGAACAAAAAAGTTGTCGAGCTGACGGGTGATGTTACTCCCGACGCCAGGGCGATTCGCGAAAGTCAAGTTATCGTTACCACACCGGAGAAATGGGATGGCATAAGTCGATCGTGGCAAACGCGAGATTACGTGAAAGACGTTGCACTAATTGTGATTGACGAAATTCACTTGTTGGGCGAAGACAGAGGTCCGGTGCTGGAGGTTATTGTATCTCGAACGAATTTCATTGCATCGCATACCAAGCGATCATTAAGAATTGTGGGATTATCGACGGCGTTGGCCAACGCTAGAGATCTGGCCAACTGGTTGGGCATTGAACAAATGGGTCTGTACAATTTCAAGCCTTCGGTGAGACCAGTGCCGTTATCTGTACACATCAACGGATTTCCCGGCAAACATTACTGTCCAAGAATGGCGACTATGAATCGACCAG CGTATCAAGCGATCCGACAATATTCACCGTGTACGCCAGCACTGATATTCGTTTCATCTCGACGACAGACCCGTCTAACCGCACTGGATTTGATTGCCTTTCTGGCAGCCGAAGACaatccgaaacaatttttgcatCTGCCGGAGAATGAACTCgatcaaattttgtcaaacatCAAGGACACCAATCTCAAATTGACGCTGGCATTCGGTATTGGTATGCATCATGCTGGTCTACAAGAACGGGATCGTAAGACTTGCGAAGAGTTGTTTTTGAATAGGAAAATTCAGATTTTAATTGCCACGGCTACGTTGGCATGGGGTGTTAATTTGCCG GCTCACTTGGTGATCATCAAAGGAACGGAATATTATGACGGCAAACTGAAACGCTACGTTGATATGCCCATCACCGATGTACTGCAAATGATGGGCCGTGCTGGACGTCCACAATTCGGCAATGAAGGCATTGCCGTAGTACTGGTGCACGATgtgaaaaagaatttctacaaaaaattCCTGTACGATCCATTCCCCGTCGAGTCGAGTCTACTGAATGTCCTCCCCGATCATTTGAATGCCGAAATTGTGGCGGGAACCGTACAAACGAAACAGGCCATTTTGGACTATCTAACGTGGACCTACTGCTTCCGAAGACTGCTGCGAAATCCAACGTATTACGATCTGACCAGCATCGAACCGGAAGatgtcaataaatttgtgtCGAATCTGGTGCAATCGGTTCTGGACGTGCTACTGGCAGCCGGTTGCATTCAAATGGACGTGGACGACCGTCACATTACACCAACGTCATTGGGATGCATATCGTCGTATTATTATCTGTCCCATCAGAGCATGAGACACTTTTCCGACACGCTACGCTACGACATGTCATTTGAGGAGATTCTACGAGCGATGTGTGATGCTTATGAATTTGATCAGCAGCCGGTCAGGCACAATGAGGATGTGCATAATGG CGAACTGGCCAAGCAATGTCGCATAAAAGTGGACCCGTTGACCTACGATTCACCACATACCAAGACATTTTTGTTGATGCAAGCACACTTTTCGCATCTACCGCTACCGAACTCCGACTACTTGACCGATACGAAATCTGTGTTGGATCAGGCGATCCGAGTGATTCAGGCTATGATTGATATATGCGCAGAGCAGGGATGGCTGGCGACCGTATTACGAATCCAACAACTATTGCAATGCATTGTTCAGGCTCGATGGCTCGACGATCCGGTGGTGATGACTTTGCCGAATGTCGAGCAGCAGAACGTACCGTGTTTCCAGGCATTGAAAATTAG CTATCCAATTGTTACGCTTCCCGGTTTGAAGGATCAGTTCTCCAGAAACTATGAGAGTTTTGCCGGTCCACTGCGCACCGACTTTGAGGAGAACGAAATTGAAGCCATTTTCAAA GTGTTATGTGATATGCCGACGATTCATGTCGAAATCAAAGTTCGTGGTCAATTCAAAGAGGAATTAGAAATCGAGCGACCCGTTAAGCAACCGATAAGTAAAGACGAGTGGATGCCTGTTCATGCCGGTCAGGAATATACACTACATGTAGCATTAACCAGATTGGGCATGCGCAATGTGAGCACCATTCATTGTCCGAAATTCCCGAAAGGCAAAGATGAAGGCTGGTTCCTGACGCTGGGCAATCAAAGTGACGGTGAACTGATCGCTTTGAAGCGGATTGGTTACAAGAGCAGTCGCAGTTTTCATCAGTTGACTTTTACGACACCGAAGCGAATTG GACGAGTCATTTACACTGTGTTTTTGTTGTCGGACGGATATTTGGGATTGGACCAGCAATACAACATACATTTGGATGTTATTGAACCGTGTCATGTTCCTGAAGATCGGATTTTCCTGCcgatgaagtaa